Within the Dolichospermum compactum NIES-806 genome, the region AAACAATACGAATCCCTGACAAAACAAACATCTGGGGAAGTTTCCGGTATTGGGATTCGGATGCAAATCAACGAAAAAACCAAACGCCTCACGGTTATAGAAGCCATAGAAAACTCTCCAGCCCTCAGAGCCGGACTGAAATCAGGCGATGAAATTTTGGCAATAAATGGTAAATCTACCCTAAAAATGACAGTGGAAGATGCCTCAAAATTAATTCGTGGTCAAATAGGTACTTCTGTCAGCTTAGATATAGAAAGACCAAATAACAAATTTAACGTTAAATTAACAAGGGCAACCATAGAAGTTCCCACCGTCCGGTATACTCTCAAACAAGAATCTGGTCGCCGAGTAGGGTATATTCGGTTACAAGAATTTAGCTCCCATGCGGCAGACCAAATGCGGGTAGCTATTCGCACCTTAAAGAACCAAAAAGTTGATTCCTACGTTTTAGATTTGCGAGGTAATCCCGGTGGTTTGTTAAATGCGAGTATAGAAATTGCCCGGATGTGGTTAGATGACGGTCATATCGTCAAAACCGTAGACCGCAAAGGATCAAGCTCTCAAACAAAAGCAAATCAGACAGCTATTACCAAACTACCTTTAGCAATTCTGGTTGATGGTAATTCCGCTAGTGCGAGTGAAATCCTCACTGGCGCACTCAAAGACAATAAACGGGCTGTAGTTGTTGGTAGTCAAACCTTCGGTAAGGCGCTGGTGCAGTCAGTCCATGAACTAGGCGATGGTTCAGGTTTAGCTGTGACTATTGCCCATTACTATACACCAAATGGTACAGATATCAATCATAAAGGAATTGCTCCCGATATCAAGCTGGACTTAACCCAAACTCAAGAACGCCAATTAGCTTCTAATCCGAATTTAATCGGTACAAATAGCGATCCCCAATATACCCGTGCCATTGCTGTTCTTTCTAATGGCAAATTAGCACAATCAGTGACAAATGAAAATCCT harbors:
- the ctpB gene encoding carboxyl-terminal processing protease CtpB; this translates as MNQSAKRYSPLQAALIGGAIATTATVSVFGQAWTHCVRAALQDSPKALVDQVWQLVNREYVDEKFNQQDWQAVRQSLLSKDYTSKDEAYVAIREALQKLGDPYTRFMNPKQYESLTKQTSGEVSGIGIRMQINEKTKRLTVIEAIENSPALRAGLKSGDEILAINGKSTLKMTVEDASKLIRGQIGTSVSLDIERPNNKFNVKLTRATIEVPTVRYTLKQESGRRVGYIRLQEFSSHAADQMRVAIRTLKNQKVDSYVLDLRGNPGGLLNASIEIARMWLDDGHIVKTVDRKGSSSQTKANQTAITKLPLAILVDGNSASASEILTGALKDNKRAVVVGSQTFGKALVQSVHELGDGSGLAVTIAHYYTPNGTDINHKGIAPDIKLDLTQTQERQLASNPNLIGTNSDPQYTRAIAVLSNGKLAQSVTNENPQSISVNAKDLKF